From the genome of Ziziphus jujuba cultivar Dongzao chromosome 6, ASM3175591v1, one region includes:
- the LOC112493402 gene encoding putative disease resistance protein At3g14460 isoform X2, which yields MENWKDWFPDETNDGIDRFLQLKKLVVKRCPMLKGKLPKNLPSLKDLEVWGCEQLTVSIPSNQMLCSLIIRYCAEVVCENHAHLKSLKSINVSGIRKFRYQPERFMQGLTREQDLVVPGGNGMTALLQDKFCLLTSLCKLEIKGSSLRHLTLVAVPGCSGMTSLLQNELCQLASLCQLQINDSFLLYLKLDLEETEQVQIRIPTKLETLHLSSCDNLLKVPEGLHLTFLKELHIVSCPSLTSFSESSLPSSLRVLYIQDCKNLKSVLVLEEYSSTNRSCTLNYLESLTIERCCPFKSISSAKLPHTLRQLKLWDCPSLICLSSSGELPEALEVLRIWKCDRLTSLSSDDKLPKALKHLQISRCGELKWITNRFYDNACLQSLSIWNCKNLTSLPEGLHHLTNLCKVIIYFCENLVSFLEGGLPASNLRDLDAPVTILNNMVAHPRGMQGFPPNLTSLTIGNLEVGKPLFQRGLLHTLTSLRELYLNGKATDMVSFPPEDEKEKQHEKDGRKGMMMMMMMLPKTLITLSISGFENLEKLSAGLQCLTSLQHLCISDCKKLKSLPKGGLPLSLLKLLIQDCQLLQKKCKRDTGPFWPHIAHIPWLETESYGSCS from the exons ATGGAAAATTGGAAAGATTGGTTTCCAGATGAAACTAATGATGGAATTGATAGGTTCCTTCAGCTGAAAAAGCTTGTTGTAAAGCGGTGCCCCATGTTGAAGGGTAAATTACCAAAGAACCTTCCTTCATTAAAAGACCTTGAGGTTTGGGGATGTGAGCAGCTGACAGTTTCAATTCCCAGCAACCAAATGCTCTGCTCGTTAATCATCCGTTACTGTGCAGAGGTGGTTTGTGAAAATCATGCCCACTTGAAGTCGCTAAAGTCCATTAATGTTTCTGGTATTCGAAAATTCAGGTATCAACCAGAAAGATTCATGCAAGGATTGACAAGAGAACAAGATTTGGTGGTTCCTGGTGGCAATGGGATGACTGCTTTGCTGCAGGATAAATTTTGTCTGCTCACTTCTCtttgtaaattagaaattaaaggCAGTTCCCTGCGCCATCTTACACTGGTTGCTGTTCCTGGTTGCAGTGGGATGACTTCTTTGCTGCAGAATGAATTATGTCAGCTCGCTTCTCTTTGTCAACTACAAATTAATGACAGCTTCCTGCTGTATCTTAAACTGGACTTGGAAGAAACAGAACAGGTACAAATCCGGATACCTACCAAACTGGAGACTCTGCATCTATCGTCGTGTGATAATCTTTTGAAGGTACCAGAAGGATTGCACCTAACATTCCTTAAAGAGCTACACATAGTTTCCTGCCCAAGTCTCACGTCTTTTTCAGAGTCCAGTTTGCCGTCTTCTCTCAGAGTTTTGTATATTCAAGATTGCAAAAATTTGAAATCAGTACTGGTACTAGAGGAGTACAGCAGCACCAACAGAAGTTGCACACTTAATTATCTGGAGTCATTGACCATAGAACGGTGTTgtcctttcaaatccatatcATCGGCCAAGTTACCACACACACTTAGACAGCTTAAGTTGTGGGATTGTCCCAGTTTAATTTGCTTATCATCTTCGGGGGAGCTACCTGAGGCGCTTGAAGTCCTCCGTATTTGGAAATGCGATCGTCTTACATCCTTATCCTCGGATGACAAATTGCCCAAAGCCCTAAAACATCTTCAAATAAGTCGTTGTGGAGAGCTGAAGTGGATAACAAATAGGTTCTACGACAACGCTTGTCTTCAATCTCTTTCCATTTGGAATTGCAAAAACCTTACATCCTTACCTGAAGGCCTCCACCATCTCACCAACCTTTGTAAAGTAATTATATACTTTTGTGAAAATCTAGTTTCCTTCCTGGAAGGAGGGTTGCCCGCTTCAAACCTCAGAGACCTTGATGCTCCGGTTACCATTTTGAATAATATGGTAGCCCATCCCAGAGGCATGCAAGGTTTTCCACCAAATTTAACCTCGCTTACCATTGGGAATCTCGAGGTGGGTAAGCCACTCTTCCAGCGGGGATTATTGCATACACTGACCTCTCTTAGAGAGCTTTATTTGAATGGTAAAGCTACAGATATGGTGTCCTTTCCACctgaagatgaaaaagaaaaacagcatGAGAAGGATGGGAGGAaggggatgatgatgatgatgatgatgttacCAAAGACTCTCATCACCCTCTCGATTTCAGGTTTCGAGAACCTCGAGAAGTTATCCGCCGGTTTACAATGCCTCACCTCTCTTCAACATCTTTGTATCTCAGACTGCAAAAAGCTGAAATCTTTACCAAAGGGGGGTCTGCCTCTTTCACTTTTGAAACTTCTAATCCAAGACTGCCAACTGCtacaaaaaaaatgcaaaagggATACAGGTCCATTCTGGCCCCACATTGCTCATATTCCTTGGTTGGAAACAGAGAG TTATGGCAGCTGCAGCTga
- the LOC112493402 gene encoding putative disease resistance protein At3g14460 isoform X1, with the protein MENWKDWFPDETNDGIDRFLQLKKLVVKRCPMLKGKLPKNLPSLKDLEVWGCEQLTVSIPSNQMLCSLIIRYCAEVVCENHAHLKSLKSINVSGIRKFRYQPERFMQGLTREQDLVVPGGNGMTALLQDKFCLLTSLCKLEIKGSSLRHLTLVAVPGCSGMTSLLQNELCQLASLCQLQINDSFLLYLKLDLEETEQVQIRIPTKLETLHLSSCDNLLKVPEGLHLTFLKELHIVSCPSLTSFSESSLPSSLRVLYIQDCKNLKSVLVLEEYSSTNRSCTLNYLESLTIERCCPFKSISSAKLPHTLRQLKLWDCPSLICLSSSGELPEALEVLRIWKCDRLTSLSSDDKLPKALKHLQISRCGELKWITNRFYDNACLQSLSIWNCKNLTSLPEGLHHLTNLCKVIIYFCENLVSFLEGGLPASNLRDLDAPVTILNNMVAHPRGMQGFPPNLTSLTIGNLEVGKPLFQRGLLHTLTSLRELYLNGKATDMVSFPPEDEKEKQHEKDGRKGMMMMMMMLPKTLITLSISGFENLEKLSAGLQCLTSLQHLCISDCKKLKSLPKGGLPLSLLKLLIQDCQLLQKKCKRDTGPFWPHIAHIPWLETERWIQLLYKYLVVFYTTWFPT; encoded by the coding sequence ATGGAAAATTGGAAAGATTGGTTTCCAGATGAAACTAATGATGGAATTGATAGGTTCCTTCAGCTGAAAAAGCTTGTTGTAAAGCGGTGCCCCATGTTGAAGGGTAAATTACCAAAGAACCTTCCTTCATTAAAAGACCTTGAGGTTTGGGGATGTGAGCAGCTGACAGTTTCAATTCCCAGCAACCAAATGCTCTGCTCGTTAATCATCCGTTACTGTGCAGAGGTGGTTTGTGAAAATCATGCCCACTTGAAGTCGCTAAAGTCCATTAATGTTTCTGGTATTCGAAAATTCAGGTATCAACCAGAAAGATTCATGCAAGGATTGACAAGAGAACAAGATTTGGTGGTTCCTGGTGGCAATGGGATGACTGCTTTGCTGCAGGATAAATTTTGTCTGCTCACTTCTCtttgtaaattagaaattaaaggCAGTTCCCTGCGCCATCTTACACTGGTTGCTGTTCCTGGTTGCAGTGGGATGACTTCTTTGCTGCAGAATGAATTATGTCAGCTCGCTTCTCTTTGTCAACTACAAATTAATGACAGCTTCCTGCTGTATCTTAAACTGGACTTGGAAGAAACAGAACAGGTACAAATCCGGATACCTACCAAACTGGAGACTCTGCATCTATCGTCGTGTGATAATCTTTTGAAGGTACCAGAAGGATTGCACCTAACATTCCTTAAAGAGCTACACATAGTTTCCTGCCCAAGTCTCACGTCTTTTTCAGAGTCCAGTTTGCCGTCTTCTCTCAGAGTTTTGTATATTCAAGATTGCAAAAATTTGAAATCAGTACTGGTACTAGAGGAGTACAGCAGCACCAACAGAAGTTGCACACTTAATTATCTGGAGTCATTGACCATAGAACGGTGTTgtcctttcaaatccatatcATCGGCCAAGTTACCACACACACTTAGACAGCTTAAGTTGTGGGATTGTCCCAGTTTAATTTGCTTATCATCTTCGGGGGAGCTACCTGAGGCGCTTGAAGTCCTCCGTATTTGGAAATGCGATCGTCTTACATCCTTATCCTCGGATGACAAATTGCCCAAAGCCCTAAAACATCTTCAAATAAGTCGTTGTGGAGAGCTGAAGTGGATAACAAATAGGTTCTACGACAACGCTTGTCTTCAATCTCTTTCCATTTGGAATTGCAAAAACCTTACATCCTTACCTGAAGGCCTCCACCATCTCACCAACCTTTGTAAAGTAATTATATACTTTTGTGAAAATCTAGTTTCCTTCCTGGAAGGAGGGTTGCCCGCTTCAAACCTCAGAGACCTTGATGCTCCGGTTACCATTTTGAATAATATGGTAGCCCATCCCAGAGGCATGCAAGGTTTTCCACCAAATTTAACCTCGCTTACCATTGGGAATCTCGAGGTGGGTAAGCCACTCTTCCAGCGGGGATTATTGCATACACTGACCTCTCTTAGAGAGCTTTATTTGAATGGTAAAGCTACAGATATGGTGTCCTTTCCACctgaagatgaaaaagaaaaacagcatGAGAAGGATGGGAGGAaggggatgatgatgatgatgatgatgttacCAAAGACTCTCATCACCCTCTCGATTTCAGGTTTCGAGAACCTCGAGAAGTTATCCGCCGGTTTACAATGCCTCACCTCTCTTCAACATCTTTGTATCTCAGACTGCAAAAAGCTGAAATCTTTACCAAAGGGGGGTCTGCCTCTTTCACTTTTGAAACTTCTAATCCAAGACTGCCAACTGCtacaaaaaaaatgcaaaagggATACAGGTCCATTCTGGCCCCACATTGCTCATATTCCTTGGTTGGAAACAGAGAGGTGGATTCAATTACTGTACAAGTATCTTGTGGTATTTTATACTACGTGGTTCCCAACTTGA
- the LOC107431350 gene encoding disease resistance-like protein DSC1, protein MFGLFGAWEALVKPPLASIIYQRLSNSHFEARCFLKDVREESSRNGTNHLRKELLASLLDKDEAMLRMDTTSATSPFMRKRFRRRKVLVVLDDLDSSMFQFKTLIEGYDDFAPGSRIIFTTRDVQVLKTVADEIYKVEELDYFESLDLLLGSSLHSKSKQEWENTLDRLKMYPNPNIQRVLRISYEGLDDEGIQKIFLDIACIFQSHYFEDELESKLDSSGHSFVKLGISDLINKSLINESSIKCLGPLGTPMPRLKMHDLLQQTGRSIVRGESKEPGNCRSATIEGISFNMSEIRKVVKVSPAAFSKMYDLRYLKIYAIHENKKCKLCLPQGLDSYLSDTISYFEWESYPLKILPSEFIPENLVELGLPNNQLEVLWDESQPLEKLKVIDLSHSELLTQIPNLSQASNHEIINLEDVEGLSGHENYEAIYCNNIDKLKSSETPNANFPMNLRTLFLGGTAIEAVPSSFGCLLGLVQLDLDNCKRLKSIPTSICKLKSLESLNLFKCPNLENFPEILEPMECLKCLRLEGTGIKELPESIVNLIGLDRLFLEGCSKLQKLPTLPLGLSYLDVENCESLKSLAHLPSSLEHLLASHCTLLETISSWRTPLGYEISDSYSMDGSIRFDNCLNLDQNTRNNIIPDPALFRILSSATSYKKRPIDHQGLEFPLFICYPGDEIPKRFSYQSLGSSMNIQLPPNWCNTNFLGFAVCFIIDQYSHITDGIEYKLSFKTINENSLYDFHDSDWLYRLEKINSEHVWTLHEASLSCKGFEEKFGANWPSICSNIVTGISFHVRPFRHDDRFHDSCVEEGVEHCKIKKCGIWMIYEEDADQVLDGAEEEPEVETSTIKRRFGESSEGGGVSITDVVGSDDKKEYQHKRRVISSG, encoded by the exons ATGTTCGGATTATTTGGGGCATGGGAGGCATTGGTAAAACCACCCTTAGCTAGTATTATTTATCAAAGATTGTCAAATTCTCATTTTGAGGCTCGCTGCTTTCTTAAGGATGTTAGGGAAGAATCCTCCAGAAATGGAACAAATCATTTGAGGAAAGAACTTCTTGCGAGCTTATTAGATAAGGATGAAGCTATGCTAAGAATGGACACCACATCTGCAACGTCACCTTTTATGCGAAAGAGATTTCGTCGAAGGAAGGTACTGGTAGTTTTAGATGACTTGGATAGTTCAATGTTCCAATTCAAAACTTTAATTGAAGGGTATGATGATTTTGCCCCTGGAAGTAGAATTATTTTTACAACTAGGGATGTCCAAGTTCTTAAGACTGTAGCTGATGAAATTTACAAGGTTGAGGAGCTAGACTACTTTGAATCTCTTGATCTTCTCTTGGGTTCTTCCCTGCACTCCAAAAGCAAACAAGAATGGGAAAATACATTGGACAGGCTCAAAATGTATCCAAATCCCAACATTCAAAGAGTATTGAGAATAAGTTATGAGGGACTAGATGATGAAGggattcaaaaaatatttcttgacATTGCGTGTATCTTTCAGTCACATTATTTTGAAGACGAACTAGAAAGCAAATTAGATAGCAGTGGTCATTCCTTTGTGAAACTAGGAATAAGTGATCTCATTAACAAGTCTTTAATAAATGAAAGTAGCATAAAATGCTTAGGACCTCTTGGTACACCAATGCCAAGGCTCAAGATGCATGATTTGCTACAACAAACAGGCCGATCAATTGTCAGGGGCGAAAGCAAAGAGCCAGGAAACTGTA GAAGCGCCACCATCGAAGGTATATCATTCAATATGTCAGAAATTAGAAAAGTTGTAAAAGTGAGCCCTGCAGCCTTCTCAAAAATGTATGATCTACGATATCTTAAAATTTATGCCATTCATGAAAACAAGAAGTGCAAATTGTGTCTTCCTCAAGGTCTCGATTCTTATCTTTCTGATACGATAAGTTATTTCGAGTGGGAATCATACCCTTTGAAAATTTTGCCATCAGAATTCATTCCAGAGAATCTTGTTGAACTTGGACTACCAAACAACCAACTTGAGGTGCTTTGGGATGAATCCCAG CCTCTTGAGAAGTTAAAAGTGATCGATCTTAGTCATTCTGAGCTCTTGACTCAAATACCAAATCTATCTCAGGCTTCAAATCATGAAATTATAAATCTTGAAG ATGTTGAAGGGTTATCAGGGCATGAGAACTATGAAGCTATTTATTGCAACAATATTGATAAGCTGAAGTCTTCAGAAACTCCTAATGCAAACTTTCCAATGAATTTAAGAACTTTGTTTTTGGGTGGGACAGCAATTGAAGCAGTGCCTTCATCATTTGGGTGTCTCTTGGGTCTTGTTCAATTGGATTTGGATAACTGCAAAAGACTTAAAAGTATACCAACCAGCATTTGTAAGTTGAAATCTCTTGAGTCATTGAATCTCTTTAAATGCCCGAATCTTGAAAATTTTCCTGAAATTTTAGAGCCTATGGAATGCTTGAAATGTCTAAGGTTAGAAGGAACGGGCATTAAAGAGTTACCTGAGTCAATTGTAAATCTAATTGGGCTCGATAGGTTGTTCCTTGAGGGATGttcaaaacttcaaaaattgCCTACCCTTCCACTTGGTTTGTCATACTTGGATGTAGAGAATTGTGAGAGCTTGAAATCATTGGCACATCTTCCATCATCTTTGGAACATTTGTTGGCAAGCCATTGCACATTACTGGAGACAATATCAAGTTGGAGAACTCCGCTTGGATATGAAATCAGTGACTCATATTCTATGGATGGAAGTATTAGATTTGATAATTGTCTGAATTTGGATCAAAACACACGCAACAACATAATCCCTGATCCTGCACTGTTTAGAATTCTGTCTAGTGCAACATCATACAAGAAACGCCCAATTGATCATCAAGGACTG GAATTCCcattgtttatttgttatcctggagatgaaattccaaagAGGTTCAGCTATCAAAGCTTGGGGAGTTCAATGAATATTCAGCTTCCACCAAACTGGTGCAATACCAACTTCTTGGGTTTTGCTGTCTGCTTTATTATTGATCAATACTCTCATATAACTGATGGAATTGAATACAAACTCAGTTTCAAAACCATCAATGAAAACAGTCTTTATGATTTTCATGATTCTGATTGGTTGTATCGTCTAGAGAAGATCAATTCAGAGCATGTCTGGACTTTGCATGAAGCTTCATTGTCTTGCAAAGGGTTTGAAGAAAAGTTTGGAGCAAATTGGCCCTCTATTTGTAGCAACATTGTCACCGGGATTTCTTTCCATGTCCGACCTTTTCGCCATGATGATAGATTTCATGATTCATGTGTGGAAGAAGGTGTTGAGCATTGCAAGATAAAAAAGTGTGGAATTTGGATGATATATGAGGAAGATGCAGATCAAGTATTGGATGGTGCAGAAGAGGAACCAGAAGTAGAAACAAGTACAATTAAAAGACGCTTTGGTGAATCGTCTGAAGGCGGTGGAGTTAGTATTACTGATGTTGTTGGCTCTGATGATAAGAAGGAATACCAACACAAAAGAAGAGTCATATCCTCTGGTTAA
- the LOC132799269 gene encoding putative disease resistance RPP13-like protein 1, whose translation MVAVAEIFLGALLQMLFEKLMSREVLDFARGEGVHKKLEKWSSTLRMIQAVLSDAEAKQLTSEAVKLWLADLRDLAYDVEDVLDKFYTKQIQNLLQGNSWKFTHIFMRKINSEINEITKRFDDISSREIKLGLNKIERSVPEWKRLPSSSLPDSPVVVGRDEDKKKIVELLLSDNQNKENFDVVGLVGMPGVGKTTLARLAFKDDAMKYFDIKVWVSVSDDFDYVRLTKAILNSIDSESRSFDEFSQIQNHLSKDLAGKKFLIVMDDVWNKKYELWLTLQAPFGAGAPGSKILVTTRNEDVAKLMAAVECYNLECISDDDCWKVFVQHLSNRNISEPSKLESQRENVVSKCKGLPFAAQTLGGLLRCKEIDEWKDVLENKLWTQPEHSNILSLLKLSYRYLPPHVKRCFAYCSIFPEDYEFEEKQLILLWMAEGLLQNQKGSREMEDLGREYFRELFSRSFFQKSKKDESKYVMHDLLNDFARLVAGEIGFTLEDKVDYHKRCRIFKKVRHSAYISADLEGIHRLEVFSNFEHLRTFLPLSHSYNGRKYLTSNFTLQILPKLQYLRVLSLKGYCIRELPDSIGKLRLLRYLDLSYTDITSLPESVSDLYNLQTLLLEVCGYLNALPTGLKNLINLRHLIYSNKWHKRYDTSYPRSLKGMPSNMGKLTNLQTLSYFVVGKESSSSGVGELGPLLHLCGTLHISGLENVNGAKDAVLANLAGKDGIDVLLLEWKAKETADPDIFESLQPPLMLKELAVMNYGGSKFPAWMGNSLFSKMVKVRLKDCRRCKLLPPLGQLPLLKELTIKGLSGVESVGSEFYGDGGLNAWKIGNPLL comes from the coding sequence ATGGTGGCAGTGGCAGAGATCTTTCTGGGAGCGTTGCTACAGATGCTGTTTGAGAAGTTGATGTCGAGGGAGGTGCTCGACTTTGCTCGTGGTGAAGGTGTTCACAAGAAGCTTGAGAAATGGAGCTCAACACTACGGATGATTCAAGCCGTGCTCTCTGATGCAGAGGCGAAGCAACTGACCAGTGAGGCTGTGAAACTTTGGCTTGCTGATCTCAGAGACTTGGCTTATGATGTGGAAGATGTACTGGACAAGTTCTATACCAAGCAGATACAGAATTTACTTCAAGGTAACTCTTGGAAGTTCACCCATATTTTCATGCGTAAAATCAATTCAGAGATTAATGAAATCACTAAAAGGTTCGATGATATATCTAGTAGggaaattaaacttggtttgaaTAAAATTGAAAGATCTGTGCCAGAATGGAAAAGACTACCAAGCTCAAGTTTGCCTGATAGTCCCGTCGTGGTTGGAAGAGACGAAGACAAGAAGAAAATAGTCGAATTGTTGTTAAGtgataatcaaaataaagaaaattttgatgtagTTGGCTTGGTTGGGATGCCTGGAGTTGGAAAGACAACACTTGCAAGGTTGGCTTTCAAAGATGATGCCATGAAATATTTTGACATAAAAGTTTGGGTTTCCGTATCTGATGACTTTGATTATGTGAGGTTAACGAAGGCAATTCTTAATTCAATCGATTCAGAAAGTAGGAGTTTTGATGAGTTCAGTCAAATTCAGAATCATCTGAGTAAAGATTTGGCGGGGAAGAAGTTTTTGATTGTTATGGATGACGTCTGGAATAAAAAGTATGAGCTGTGGTTAACCTTGCAAGCCCCCTTTGGAGCTGGAGCACCAGGAAGCAAGATACTTGTCACAACACGAAATGAAGATGTTGCAAAGTTGATGGCAGCAGTTGAATGTTATAATCTGGAGTGCATATCGGATGATGATTGTTGGAAAGTATTTGTGCAGCATTTATCAAATAGAAATATTAGTGAACCATCAAAATTGGAATCTCAAAGGGAGAATGTTGTTTCGAAATGCAAAGGCTTGCCCTTTGCAGCACAGACTCTGGGTGGTCTTCTCCGTTGCAAAGAAATTGATGAATGGAAGGATGTATTGGAAAACAAGTTATGGACCCAACCAGAACATAGTAACATTCTCTCACTGTTAAAATTAAGCTACCGCTACCTCCCTCCTCATGTAAAAAGGTGTTTTGCCTATTGCTCAATATTCCCAGAGGACTATGAATTTGAGGAAAAACAGTTGATTCTTTTATGGATGGCGGAAGGGTTACTCCAGAATCAAAAAGGGAGCAGAGAAATGGAAGATTTGGGCAGAGAGTATTTCAGAGAGCTATTCTCAAGGTCATTCTTTCAGAAATCAAAAAAGGACGAATCAAAGTATGTAATGCATGACCTCTTGAATGATTTTGCACGATTGGTTGCTGGAGAAATTGGTTTTACGTTGGAAGATAAGGTGGATTATCATAAGCGATGCAGGATTTTCAAAAAGGTCCGTCACTCAGCTTACATCAGTGCTGACCTTGAAGGCATTCACAGACTTGAGGTATTCTCCAACTTCGAGCATTTGCGGACTTTCCTACCACTTTCACATTCATATAATGGAAGAAAGTACTTGACTAGCAATTTTACTCTTCAAATATTGCCAAAATTACAATATCTAAGGGTGCTTTCTCTGAAGGGATATTGTATTAGAGAGCTACCAGATTCAATTGGTAAACTAAGACTTCTACGGTACCTTGACCTTTCCTATACAGATATAACAAGTTTGCCTGAATCCGTAAGCGATCTCTACAATTTACAGACCTTGTTGTTAGAAGTCTGCGGTTATCTAAATGCATTGCCCACTGGTTTGAAGAATCTAATTAATCTGCGTCATCTCATCTATTCAAACAAATGGCATAAACGCTATGACACATCATATCCACGGTCTTTGAAAGGAATGCCTTCAAATATGGGTAAGTTGACTAATCTCCAAACATTGTCTTACTTTGTTGTGGGAAAAGAGAGTAGCTCATCGGGAGTTGGAGAATTGGGACCTCTATTGCATCTTTGTGGGACACTACACATCTCAGGACTAGAGAATGTGAATGGAGCTAAGGATGCAGTACTGGCCAACTTAGCTGGCAAGGATGGCATTGATGTATTGCTATTGGAATGGAAAGCGAAAGAAACAGCTGATCCAGATATTTTTGAAAGCCTACAACCTCCTCTGATGCTCAAGGAGCTTGCTGTCATGAACTATGGTGGTTCTAAATTTCCAGCTTGGATGGGAAATTCTTTATTCTCTAAGATGGTGAAAGTGAGGTTAAAAGATTGTAGGCGATGCAAATTGTTGCCCCCACTTGGACAATTGCCCTTGCTAAAAGAGCTTACTATAAAAGGATTGTCTGGGGTAGAAAGCGTTGGAAGTGAGTTTTATGGGGATGGTGGGTTGAATGCTTGGAAAATTGGAAACCCTCTGCTTTAA